Proteins encoded within one genomic window of Variovorax sp. OAS795:
- a CDS encoding SGNH/GDSL hydrolase family protein, with translation MKTALAAALLLTAALAAEAQNHNAVQPYESLDSTAVDASSDYLAAKARWHNELAAFSRADQQQFPLPGGVVFVGSSTVRMWKNLAQDFRQVPNIVNRGFGGSTMADCSLFARDLVVRYKPRQVLVYAGDNDLAEGRTPLQVLESFARFANAVRAELPHTRISFISVKPSPSREHLMPLIRETNNVISAYLNRLPDSEYIDIFTPMLGADGRPRPELFRSDRLHLTDEGYRLWQSIIAARLPAAGPAISSAPMPMPLPMTSPASSTP, from the coding sequence ATGAAAACCGCGCTGGCCGCGGCACTGCTGCTCACGGCGGCACTTGCCGCAGAGGCCCAGAACCACAACGCCGTCCAGCCCTACGAGTCGCTGGACAGCACGGCGGTCGACGCCTCCTCCGACTACCTGGCGGCCAAGGCGCGCTGGCACAACGAGCTCGCGGCTTTTTCGCGGGCCGACCAGCAGCAGTTCCCGCTGCCGGGCGGCGTGGTGTTCGTGGGCAGTTCCACCGTGCGCATGTGGAAGAACCTCGCGCAGGACTTCCGCCAGGTGCCCAACATCGTCAACCGCGGCTTCGGCGGCTCGACCATGGCCGACTGCAGCCTGTTCGCGCGCGACCTGGTGGTGCGCTACAAGCCGCGCCAGGTGCTGGTGTACGCCGGCGACAACGACCTGGCCGAAGGCCGCACGCCGCTGCAGGTGCTCGAAAGCTTCGCCCGCTTTGCCAACGCGGTGCGCGCCGAGCTGCCCCACACGCGCATCAGCTTCATCTCGGTCAAGCCAAGCCCGTCGCGCGAGCACCTGATGCCGCTGATCCGCGAAACCAACAACGTGATCTCGGCCTACCTCAACCGGCTGCCCGACAGCGAATACATCGACATTTTCACGCCCATGCTGGGCGCCGACGGCCGGCCGCGGCCGGAACTGTTCCGCAGCGACCGGCTGCACCTGACCGACGAAGGCTACCGGTTGTGGCAGTCGATCATCGCGGCACGGCTTCCCGCGGCGGGGCCGGCCATTTCGTCGGCGCCGATGCCGATGCCGCTCCCGATGACCTCGCCGGCGTCTTCAACTCCCTGA
- a CDS encoding sigma-70 family RNA polymerase sigma factor: MTAPSPDAELIALIDRIGRRDEAALRQLYDRTAPRLMGLAMRVVRQREWAEDVLQESFMTVWRAAGDYRGTLSPPLAWLGLIVRSRSLDLLRRRTADRAQLTQEFDELMAETLESDAPNPADTADASEQAWALHQCLSQLEARQREVVSLAYLRELSHGELAEQLKLPLGTVKTWIRRGLEKLRVCMGRFA, from the coding sequence ATGACAGCTCCCAGCCCCGACGCCGAACTGATCGCGTTGATCGATCGCATCGGCCGCCGCGACGAAGCCGCCTTGCGCCAGCTCTACGACCGGACCGCCCCCAGGCTCATGGGCCTGGCCATGCGCGTGGTGCGGCAGCGCGAATGGGCCGAGGACGTGCTGCAGGAATCGTTCATGACGGTCTGGCGCGCGGCCGGGGACTACCGCGGCACATTGAGCCCGCCGCTCGCATGGCTGGGCCTGATCGTGCGCAGCCGCTCGCTCGACCTGCTGCGCCGCCGCACCGCCGACCGCGCCCAGCTCACCCAGGAATTCGACGAGCTGATGGCCGAGACCCTCGAGTCCGACGCGCCCAACCCGGCCGACACAGCGGACGCCAGCGAGCAGGCCTGGGCGCTGCACCAGTGCCTGAGCCAGCTCGAGGCCCGCCAGCGCGAGGTCGTGAGCCTGGCCTACCTGCGCGAGCTGAGCCATGGCGAACTCGCCGAGCAGCTCAAGCTGCCGCTCGGCACGGTCAAGACCTGGATCCGGCGCGGACTCGAGAAACTGCGCGTCTGCATGGGGCGCTTCGCCTAG
- a CDS encoding anti-sigma factor, with amino-acid sequence MNLIAHPELLDLLAASHALGTLRGGARRRFETLAREQAPVRAAALVWQGRLAGMTELQSPVVPDAAVWTRIRNMIDAEQAQLAVARQRNATSAAAPPQGGWLRSLALWRGAAAAGALATVMAVVTGLNLRDQLQNAPAIQYVAVLSDDKASASMLVTFDPRKRQLVLQRVGSYDEGADKSLQLWALPPGGAPRSLGVLDHAPALRLPASESDVRVPALAISLEPKGGVPSERGPTGPVLFKGPLIEKTI; translated from the coding sequence ATGAACCTCATCGCCCATCCCGAACTGCTCGACCTGCTGGCCGCGAGCCATGCGCTCGGCACGCTGCGCGGCGGCGCCCGCCGGCGCTTCGAAACCCTGGCGCGCGAACAGGCGCCGGTGCGCGCCGCGGCGCTGGTGTGGCAAGGCCGGCTCGCGGGCATGACCGAGCTGCAGAGCCCGGTCGTCCCGGACGCCGCCGTGTGGACCCGCATCCGCAACATGATCGATGCCGAGCAGGCACAGCTCGCCGTCGCGCGGCAGCGCAATGCAACGTCGGCGGCCGCACCGCCGCAGGGCGGCTGGCTGCGCAGCCTCGCGCTCTGGCGCGGCGCCGCGGCGGCCGGTGCGCTGGCCACCGTCATGGCGGTGGTGACCGGGCTGAACCTGCGCGACCAGCTGCAGAACGCGCCGGCCATCCAGTACGTGGCGGTGCTGTCCGACGACAAGGCCTCCGCCTCGATGCTCGTGACCTTCGACCCCCGCAAGCGCCAGCTGGTGCTGCAGCGCGTGGGCAGCTACGACGAAGGCGCCGACAAATCGCTGCAGCTTTGGGCCTTGCCCCCCGGCGGCGCGCCGCGCTCGCTCGGCGTGCTCGACCATGCGCCGGCGCTGCGGCTGCCTGCGTCAGAATCGGATGTTCGCGTGCCCGCGCTGGCCATCAGCCTCGAGCCCAAGGGTGGCGTGCCCAGCGAGCGCGGCCCCACCGGGCCGGTGCTGTTCAAGGGCCCGCTGATAGAAAAAACGATCTGA